One Deltaproteobacteria bacterium DNA window includes the following coding sequences:
- a CDS encoding zinc-binding dehydrogenase — MMAVVTTGNGGYDKLEYKEVPTPKPGPGEVLLQVLAAGVNNTEINTRLGWYSKTVTSATDSQAATEEDDPTHKEDGGWNEKTPFPFIQGTDCCGRVVTAGEGIDESLMGKRVMVRACMRGPDGFASMDNIWMASDFDGAFAQFVKVPATEVFPVDCDWSDVELGSIPCAYGTAESMVHRSGVKAGDHVLVPGASGGVGSAVVQLSKRRGAKVTAICGKAKAERVKALGADQVFTGRHGDSEWKAMMLQIKDSADVIIDNVGGDGFPDMIDAMKRGGRYATSGAISGPIVSLDLRTMYLRDLTLIGCTAWDEPVFPNLVGYIERGEIKPLIAQTFALEEIAEAQKTFLEKKHVGKFVLVPADVES; from the coding sequence ATGATGGCAGTTGTAACCACGGGAAATGGTGGCTACGACAAGCTAGAGTACAAAGAAGTTCCGACACCTAAACCAGGGCCCGGTGAAGTACTGCTTCAGGTGCTTGCCGCTGGCGTGAACAACACTGAAATCAACACTCGACTGGGTTGGTACTCGAAGACCGTTACATCGGCAACCGACTCACAAGCCGCCACCGAAGAGGACGACCCAACGCACAAGGAAGATGGTGGCTGGAATGAGAAGACCCCATTTCCGTTTATCCAAGGAACCGATTGTTGTGGCCGCGTGGTGACCGCCGGTGAGGGAATCGACGAGAGCCTCATGGGCAAACGTGTGATGGTACGTGCGTGCATGCGCGGTCCTGATGGGTTTGCTTCCATGGATAATATTTGGATGGCGTCAGACTTTGACGGTGCATTTGCACAATTTGTTAAAGTACCGGCCACTGAAGTCTTCCCAGTGGATTGTGATTGGAGTGACGTGGAGTTGGGCTCCATTCCATGTGCCTACGGTACAGCCGAGAGTATGGTTCATCGTTCAGGCGTGAAAGCGGGAGATCATGTACTGGTGCCAGGTGCTTCCGGGGGCGTAGGTTCAGCTGTGGTACAGCTTAGCAAGCGGCGGGGGGCTAAGGTCACGGCTATTTGCGGGAAGGCGAAGGCAGAGCGCGTAAAAGCATTAGGCGCAGATCAGGTTTTTACTGGTCGCCACGGAGATTCCGAATGGAAAGCGATGATGCTGCAAATCAAAGATTCTGCGGATGTGATTATCGACAATGTGGGCGGCGATGGCTTCCCGGATATGATTGACGCTATGAAGCGCGGCGGCCGCTATGCAACCAGTGGCGCTATCAGCGGTCCTATTGTGAGCCTCGATTTAAGAACAATGTATTTGAGAGACCTTACTCTTATTGGGTGTACTGCCTGGGATGAGCCTGTATTTCCCAACCTCGTTGGGTATATCGAGCGGGGTGAAATTAAACCTCTTATTGCTCAGACCTTTGCACTGGAAGAAATCGCCGAAGCTCAAAAAACGTTTCTTGAGAAGAAGCATGTAGGTAAATTTGTGTTGGTGCCCGCTGATGTTGAAAGTTAA
- a CDS encoding sulfite exporter TauE/SafE family protein has translation MWVAWTASMLAMDAFHLFGDYAFISLTMTLASFIAGATSEGGGAVAFPVLTIFFDIDPAIARDFSLAIQSVGMSAAALTIFSSRIQIEKTALIFATLGGVPGLFVGLYFIAPHMSPVYTKMFFVSLWLSFGVVVAYRHLFSTKSFKQELRGDPRTVKRQLVILGLVGGTVTGITGSGIDIVVFSYLVLEHRVDIRIATPTSVVLMAGNALVGITMRLMDSQPVETITWNYWLVSIPIVVVGAPLGARFIATRSYKFVAGLLCTTICVQFIGAILIVPQSEYSLLLTMATFGVGFMLFSGTFHKTIGRLG, from the coding sequence GTGTGGGTTGCCTGGACGGCAAGTATGCTCGCGATGGATGCTTTTCATCTTTTCGGTGATTACGCTTTTATTTCTTTAACGATGACTCTGGCCTCATTTATTGCAGGTGCAACCAGCGAGGGCGGGGGTGCGGTAGCGTTTCCGGTACTCACCATTTTCTTCGATATCGATCCGGCAATAGCTAGAGACTTTTCGTTAGCCATTCAATCAGTGGGAATGTCGGCTGCGGCTTTGACGATTTTCTCTTCACGGATCCAGATAGAGAAAACGGCATTAATTTTCGCTACACTTGGTGGGGTGCCGGGGCTTTTCGTAGGACTTTACTTTATCGCGCCGCACATGAGTCCCGTCTATACGAAGATGTTCTTCGTCTCTCTTTGGCTCAGTTTTGGTGTGGTGGTCGCCTACAGGCACTTATTTAGTACCAAGAGCTTTAAACAGGAGTTGCGGGGAGATCCGCGCACAGTGAAGCGCCAATTGGTTATTTTGGGATTGGTCGGCGGAACTGTAACGGGCATCACTGGTTCAGGCATAGATATCGTGGTGTTCTCTTATTTAGTCCTTGAACATCGGGTGGACATTCGTATTGCTACGCCGACCTCTGTGGTTTTGATGGCTGGAAATGCTCTCGTCGGTATTACAATGCGCCTTATGGACAGTCAGCCTGTTGAGACGATTACCTGGAATTACTGGCTGGTTTCAATTCCTATTGTTGTGGTTGGTGCGCCTCTGGGTGCACGCTTTATTGCTACTCGCTCTTACAAATTCGTGGCCGGCTTACTTTGTACAACCATATGTGTTCAGTTTATTGGAGCTATCCTCATTGTGCCACAGAGTGAATATTCTCTCTTGCTCACCATGGCGACTTTCGGTGTGGGCTTCATGCTTTTCAGCGGGACATTTCACAAAACGATAGGAAGGCTCGGTTAA
- a CDS encoding NAD(P)-binding domain-containing protein, with the protein MSKKRICIIGAGPAGLINLATFVRDLDMSEWDVVLYEKSGRFGGAWAWQDSEFTSTSTKFATQFATFVKFTTDDGFFHGQEYGEYLTTFVEELGIGDRINLNSEVTRCVRTDNGWSVAVNDGEAQDYNYLILCSGLANRPKRQMDYMANFTELESKTEALEGKTILIVGGGESAVDVAARYSKDNKIVFSLKSGIRLSPRMHPIRGVPSDYMRNELLLRIKETWRNFIGGKFVRFVKTFYTNIQKLTIPEEKIWHTTDEKKRREIELELLSNAKDELYNVFHTKNDDFLKNPHNVEVWGPVIDYTDSSVTLKRIARDETTEIRPDYLVNGIGYLSDMDYLGDDIKVADFVYAVVHKSDPSVFLGGFARPVIGNIPTICELQARWICDIIMGKISRPTLADWERDRASQKRKYPMINTDAVYPTDMYPYCETIGRRLRTKKSYRSAKMLLTPFSTLRYFPTEENVKLVESSPAFMPWVFFPLIWWMPEEKIHCVLPDASQSANQLTAKSTE; encoded by the coding sequence ATGTCGAAAAAACGAATATGCATCATAGGCGCAGGTCCTGCAGGTTTGATAAATCTTGCTACATTTGTTCGTGATTTGGATATGTCCGAGTGGGATGTGGTGCTTTATGAGAAGTCCGGCCGTTTCGGTGGCGCTTGGGCTTGGCAGGATAGCGAATTCACCTCGACAAGTACTAAGTTCGCTACTCAGTTTGCGACATTTGTTAAGTTCACTACTGATGACGGTTTCTTTCATGGCCAAGAATATGGCGAATACCTTACGACCTTTGTGGAGGAGTTGGGTATCGGTGACCGTATCAATTTGAATTCGGAAGTCACGCGATGCGTTCGTACCGATAATGGTTGGTCGGTCGCGGTGAATGATGGCGAGGCTCAAGATTACAATTACCTCATTCTCTGTTCGGGGTTGGCTAACCGACCGAAGAGACAAATGGATTATATGGCGAACTTTACTGAGCTGGAGTCTAAGACTGAAGCGCTTGAAGGTAAGACCATTTTGATTGTGGGAGGAGGAGAGTCCGCGGTTGATGTGGCGGCGCGCTATTCCAAAGACAACAAGATTGTTTTTTCGCTAAAATCGGGGATTCGTCTGTCGCCTCGCATGCATCCAATTCGAGGTGTGCCATCCGATTATATGCGAAATGAGTTACTGCTAAGAATAAAAGAAACTTGGCGAAACTTTATTGGTGGCAAGTTTGTTCGCTTCGTAAAGACATTCTACACCAATATTCAAAAGCTGACGATTCCAGAAGAAAAGATTTGGCACACCACAGATGAGAAGAAGAGGCGCGAGATTGAACTCGAGCTTTTGAGTAATGCAAAAGACGAACTCTACAATGTTTTTCATACCAAGAATGACGACTTTTTAAAGAACCCGCATAACGTAGAAGTTTGGGGGCCAGTCATTGATTACACGGACTCCAGCGTAACTCTCAAGCGCATTGCTCGAGATGAGACCACCGAAATACGACCTGACTATTTGGTGAATGGCATCGGCTATTTGTCGGATATGGATTACTTAGGTGATGATATCAAAGTTGCTGATTTCGTATATGCAGTCGTTCATAAATCCGACCCGTCTGTTTTTCTGGGAGGTTTTGCACGGCCTGTTATTGGTAATATTCCCACAATATGTGAGCTGCAGGCACGGTGGATTTGCGATATCATAATGGGTAAAATATCTAGGCCCACTCTCGCAGATTGGGAACGCGACCGAGCAAGCCAAAAACGCAAGTATCCTATGATTAATACGGATGCCGTTTACCCTACAGATATGTATCCGTACTGTGAAACAATTGGCCGGCGTCTAAGGACCAAGAAAAGTTACCGGTCGGCAAAAATGCTACTGACTCCATTTTCAACTCTTCGCTATTTTCCGACTGAGGAAAACGTGAAGCTTGTTGAGAGCAGTCCTGCTTTTATGCCTTGGGTATTTTTCCCTTTGATTTGGTGGATGCCGGAAGAAAAAATACACTGTGTTTTGCCGGACGCGAGCCAGTCGGCGAATCAATTGACTGCGAAGAGCACTGAGTAA
- a CDS encoding FkbM family methyltransferase, with product MSQVEGAVLSYAQNSEDVLLSRVLKDTSGIYVDVGACHPIIDSVTYAFYERGWTGINLEPTRAMFERLQSVRPRDINLNTAISSEDGHETFYECRKHLPLSTMNPTVAAEIRQSGGVLEERPIEVKTLATVLTEQNISRIDFLKVDVEGHEKEVLSGNDWGKFRPTVLVIESTHPRSTIGEYQLWEQIILKAGYVFAVFDGLNRYYVKQEESGLVEELSRPLSVFDEYVPFRQFAQIRFLRDAVARTLEDSEPVTGENLKTLLDAMVDDPMLCQKSPAFLGQTLKDIIAKS from the coding sequence ATGAGCCAAGTAGAGGGTGCCGTGTTATCTTACGCACAAAACTCAGAAGATGTTCTCTTAAGTCGAGTTCTTAAAGACACATCAGGAATTTATGTCGACGTTGGTGCTTGCCATCCGATTATTGATTCAGTCACCTATGCGTTCTACGAGCGCGGTTGGACAGGCATCAACCTGGAGCCCACGCGTGCTATGTTTGAGCGTCTCCAAAGTGTGCGCCCCCGTGATATCAATCTAAACACGGCCATTTCAAGTGAAGACGGACACGAAACCTTCTATGAGTGTCGAAAGCATTTGCCTCTTTCCACGATGAACCCAACGGTAGCGGCTGAGATACGCCAATCAGGTGGAGTTCTTGAAGAGCGACCCATTGAAGTGAAAACACTTGCGACCGTCCTGACTGAGCAAAACATATCCAGAATCGATTTTTTAAAAGTGGATGTAGAAGGCCACGAAAAAGAAGTGTTGTCTGGAAATGACTGGGGGAAATTTCGCCCGACGGTACTGGTCATCGAATCAACCCACCCCCGGTCGACAATAGGGGAGTACCAGTTGTGGGAGCAGATTATACTCAAGGCTGGATATGTTTTTGCCGTCTTCGATGGGCTCAATCGGTACTACGTAAAGCAAGAAGAGTCAGGTTTGGTGGAGGAGTTATCGCGCCCGTTGAGTGTGTTCGATGAATATGTGCCCTTTCGGCAATTTGCCCAGATACGATTTCTCCGCGATGCGGTGGCGCGGACGTTAGAGGATTCAGAGCCTGTGACCGGAGAAAACCTGAAGACGTTGCTTGATGCCATGGTGGATGATCCGATGCTTTGCCAAAAGTCGCCTGCGTTTCTCGGCCAGACCCTGAAGGACATCATCGCCAAGAGCTGA
- a CDS encoding lysophospholipid acyltransferase family protein, with amino-acid sequence MSTKLLCYIFYGLARLFKLTYRFRYAGVSNLEAAKAHRDEGSYCLASWHEHALSGVLGQAGMKYCFLISQSKDGEFVDFICRRLGYETVRGSSSKGGKEARLALEDSINRGVATAFTVDGPRGPRKQCKPGVLKTAMETKTAILPVAAVADRYWVISKSWDKTKIPKPFAKIVYQFGSLIEVPSNLEGEAFDTMIETINRHLNDTESEATANLAHWSKSTKRLPKSVFS; translated from the coding sequence GTGTCTACGAAATTATTGTGTTACATATTCTATGGGCTGGCCCGGCTATTCAAGCTGACCTACCGATTTCGTTACGCCGGCGTTTCCAATCTTGAAGCCGCAAAGGCGCACCGAGATGAAGGAAGCTACTGCCTAGCCTCTTGGCATGAGCACGCTCTGTCCGGAGTTTTAGGCCAAGCGGGCATGAAGTACTGTTTTTTAATCAGTCAGTCTAAGGATGGCGAATTCGTCGATTTTATATGCCGACGCCTTGGGTACGAAACCGTAAGAGGTAGCTCCAGCAAAGGCGGCAAAGAAGCTCGGCTGGCCCTAGAGGACTCCATAAACCGCGGCGTCGCGACTGCCTTTACAGTAGACGGCCCACGAGGACCCCGGAAGCAATGCAAGCCTGGTGTTTTGAAAACAGCGATGGAAACCAAAACTGCGATTTTACCGGTCGCGGCCGTCGCAGACCGTTATTGGGTCATCTCGAAAAGTTGGGATAAGACCAAAATCCCCAAACCGTTCGCAAAGATTGTTTATCAGTTTGGAAGCTTGATTGAAGTTCCTTCCAACCTAGAAGGCGAAGCGTTCGATACGATGATCGAGACCATTAACCGCCATTTAAATGACACCGAGTCGGAGGCTACCGCCAACTTGGCTCATTGGTCTAAGAGCACCAAACGTTTGCCTAAGAGCGTCTTCAGCTAA